Proteins found in one Haloferax litoreum genomic segment:
- a CDS encoding DUF4112 domain-containing protein → MNDSSLQHVGDRPAEPDAIVEFDDDLPEETLERLRTVSFYLDNAIEIPGTNYRIGLDPILGFVPGVGDTVGSALSAYILVEAAMMGVPRATLARMFGNVLLDATVGSVPVAGDVFDAAWKANARNVRLIEDRYGEFSGEGVEADRRFLLFAVAIVTVLLVGLGVSVTLAVLWVLGQLGIGLF, encoded by the coding sequence GTGAACGATTCGAGCCTCCAGCACGTCGGTGACCGACCGGCGGAACCCGACGCAATCGTCGAGTTCGACGACGACCTACCCGAAGAGACACTGGAGCGACTCCGGACTGTGAGTTTCTACCTCGACAACGCCATCGAGATTCCGGGGACGAACTACCGAATCGGTCTCGACCCCATCTTGGGATTCGTCCCCGGCGTCGGCGACACCGTCGGGTCGGCCCTCTCGGCGTACATCCTCGTCGAAGCGGCGATGATGGGCGTCCCGCGGGCCACACTCGCTCGGATGTTCGGCAACGTCCTGCTCGACGCGACGGTTGGGTCGGTTCCCGTCGCCGGTGACGTGTTCGACGCCGCGTGGAAGGCGAACGCGCGGAACGTCCGCCTCATCGAGGACCGCTACGGCGAGTTTTCGGGCGAGGGCGTCGAAGCGGACCGGCGATTCCTGCTCTTCGCCGTCGCTATCGTCACGGTACTCTTGGTCGGACTCGGCGTTTCGGTCACGCTCGCTGTACTGTGGGTTCTCGGCCAACTCGGTATCGGCCTCTTCTGA
- the aceA gene encoding isocitrate lyase: MNPTELDSDVFAQEVDNQKARELREKLNTQDFVFAPGMYHALDARLAEMTGHDAAYMSGYSTVLGQFGFPDLEMVTMTEMVENAKRMVEATNLPIIADCDTGYGGIHNVRRAVREYEKAGVAAIHIEDQTTPKRCGHIAGKQIVSREKAKARFEAAVDAKQSEDTIIIARTDAYGSSNGDWEEHLERGRIYADAGVDLVWPEMPNPSREDAVKYAEEIHETHPDLKLAFNYSSSFAWSEEEDPLTFQELGDLGYKYIFITLFGLHSGAHAVYEDFKKLAEQDEEGQFDLEQRYLGHPTESHHELSFVSRYQDIETEFDPEARRRIEESEGFSEEQADPITSNDD, from the coding sequence ATGAATCCGACCGAACTCGACAGCGACGTCTTCGCACAGGAAGTTGACAACCAGAAAGCCCGCGAACTCCGCGAGAAACTGAACACGCAGGACTTCGTGTTCGCACCCGGCATGTACCACGCACTGGACGCCCGACTGGCCGAGATGACCGGCCACGACGCCGCGTACATGTCCGGCTACTCGACGGTCCTCGGGCAGTTCGGCTTCCCGGACCTGGAGATGGTCACGATGACCGAGATGGTCGAGAACGCCAAGCGCATGGTCGAGGCGACCAACCTCCCCATCATCGCCGACTGTGACACTGGCTACGGCGGCATCCACAACGTCCGCCGCGCCGTCCGCGAGTACGAGAAGGCAGGCGTCGCCGCGATTCACATCGAAGACCAGACGACGCCGAAGCGATGTGGCCACATCGCTGGGAAGCAAATCGTCTCCCGAGAGAAGGCCAAGGCTCGATTCGAGGCCGCCGTCGACGCCAAGCAGAGCGAAGACACCATCATCATCGCCCGCACCGACGCCTACGGGTCGTCGAACGGTGACTGGGAAGAGCACCTCGAACGTGGCCGCATCTACGCCGACGCCGGCGTCGACCTGGTCTGGCCAGAGATGCCCAACCCGAGTCGAGAGGACGCCGTCAAGTACGCCGAGGAGATTCACGAGACGCATCCCGACCTGAAACTCGCATTCAACTACTCGTCGTCGTTCGCGTGGTCCGAAGAGGAAGACCCGCTCACGTTCCAGGAACTGGGTGACCTCGGGTACAAGTACATCTTCATCACGCTGTTCGGCCTCCACTCGGGCGCACACGCCGTCTACGAGGACTTCAAGAAACTCGCCGAACAGGACGAAGAGGGGCAGTTCGACCTCGAACAGCGCTACCTCGGCCACCCGACCGAGAGTCACCACGAACTCTCGTTCGTCTCACGGTATCAGGACATCGAGACGGAGTTCGACCCAGAGGCCCGCCGACGCATCGAGGAATCCGAAGGGTTCAGCGAAGAACAGGCCGACCCCATCACGTCGAACGACGACTAG
- the aceB gene encoding malate synthase AceB, translating into MTERRHDREFVRTFFTSPTAVEGEEDSAKMIRSASQLRGMQAPDVWVPDNEDATAPSMRDEGVENIIEVVSENGADFPGEIHPRMVWHRDSPATRYQGFQHMLEIASSDTGAIEHIDGFVIPEVGDIDDWKKADEFFTIVENECGLEEGSLAMSVIIESGESELAMGKLRDEMGKDTNNLERLFLFVDGEVDYTKDMRAMTPTGELPAWPELRHNTSRGASANGCIAVDGPYDDIRDVEGYHERMTENQAKGMLGIWSLTPGQVVEANTSPLPPKTGSWLLDVDGEQVELDSEDGVEVYDGDRMSLEATDGGYELRVGSDTRTLDEDELHEELLGLTSYVPSMDDIVDSMEEFEAAKEAGRGAIAMERSATLRIGDTEFDISTDRMWDEATYQAAMTPISLFQDVYENRPDQHDELEERYSTGVVERAMEVGL; encoded by the coding sequence ATGACTGAACGAAGACACGACAGAGAGTTCGTGCGGACGTTCTTCACGTCGCCGACGGCCGTCGAAGGCGAAGAAGACTCCGCGAAGATGATTCGAAGCGCGTCCCAGCTCCGCGGCATGCAGGCCCCGGACGTGTGGGTGCCCGACAACGAAGACGCGACAGCGCCCTCGATGCGCGACGAAGGTGTCGAGAACATCATCGAAGTCGTCTCCGAGAATGGAGCCGACTTCCCGGGTGAGATTCACCCGCGGATGGTCTGGCACCGCGACAGTCCTGCGACGCGCTATCAGGGATTCCAGCACATGCTGGAAATCGCGAGTTCCGACACCGGTGCAATCGAACACATTGACGGGTTCGTCATCCCCGAAGTCGGCGACATCGACGACTGGAAGAAGGCCGACGAGTTCTTCACCATCGTCGAAAACGAGTGCGGCCTCGAAGAGGGAAGCCTCGCGATGTCCGTCATCATCGAGAGCGGAGAGTCCGAACTCGCGATGGGGAAACTCCGTGACGAGATGGGCAAGGACACGAACAACCTCGAACGGTTGTTCCTCTTCGTCGACGGCGAGGTGGACTACACGAAAGACATGCGCGCGATGACGCCGACGGGCGAACTGCCGGCGTGGCCCGAGCTGCGCCACAACACCTCTCGCGGTGCCAGCGCGAACGGGTGTATCGCAGTCGACGGCCCGTACGACGACATCCGCGACGTGGAAGGCTACCACGAGCGCATGACCGAGAACCAGGCGAAAGGGATGCTCGGCATCTGGTCGCTCACGCCCGGTCAGGTCGTCGAGGCCAACACGTCGCCGCTTCCGCCGAAGACCGGTAGTTGGCTTCTCGACGTGGACGGCGAGCAGGTCGAACTCGACTCCGAGGACGGCGTCGAAGTCTACGACGGCGACCGCATGTCGCTCGAAGCGACCGACGGTGGCTACGAACTTCGCGTCGGCAGCGACACGCGAACGCTGGACGAAGACGAACTGCACGAGGAACTCCTCGGTCTGACCTCGTACGTCCCGAGCATGGACGACATCGTCGACTCGATGGAGGAGTTCGAGGCCGCCAAGGAGGCCGGACGAGGTGCAATCGCCATGGAACGGTCTGCGACGCTCCGCATCGGTGACACCGAGTTCGACATCTCCACCGACCGGATGTGGGACGAGGCGACCTATCAGGCCGCGATGACACCCATCAGTCTGTTCCAGGACGTGTACGAGAACCGCCCTGACCAACACGACGAGTTGGAAGAACGCTACAGTACGGGCGTCGTCGAACGCGCGATGGAGGTCGGTCTCTAA
- a CDS encoding ABC transporter permease — MNLDVTGFYALLRREVLRFVRRPRNTFVPPFITNVLYFSVFGVILGERIDQIAGVRYILFILPGLIVLGAVSNAFENASFSIFHGRWNRYIEEALTSPLSYTSMVGAYVLSSATRGVLVGALVALIGAFFTTVGVARPFYLVAFMLVITLLFAGFGVIGGLWADDFDDLTMMNQFILRPLVFFGGVFYSLNEIPELFRQASLLNPMIYMVNGVRYGFLGVTEVDPNLSLGVLSALTFVVVAVNIALFRRGYGLTD, encoded by the coding sequence ATGAATCTCGACGTGACCGGATTCTACGCACTCCTCCGGCGCGAGGTCCTCCGGTTCGTCCGCCGTCCCCGGAACACCTTCGTCCCGCCGTTCATCACGAACGTGCTGTACTTCTCGGTGTTCGGCGTCATCCTCGGCGAACGTATCGACCAGATTGCGGGCGTCCGCTACATCCTCTTCATCCTCCCCGGTCTCATCGTCCTCGGGGCCGTCTCGAACGCCTTCGAGAACGCCTCGTTCTCTATCTTCCACGGCCGCTGGAACCGCTACATCGAAGAGGCACTCACGTCGCCGCTGTCGTACACCTCGATGGTCGGCGCGTACGTCCTCTCCAGTGCGACTCGCGGCGTCCTCGTCGGCGCACTCGTCGCACTCATCGGCGCGTTCTTCACGACTGTCGGCGTCGCCCGGCCGTTCTACCTCGTGGCGTTCATGCTCGTCATCACGCTCCTCTTCGCCGGATTCGGCGTCATCGGCGGTCTCTGGGCCGACGACTTCGACGACCTGACGATGATGAACCAGTTCATCCTCCGCCCGCTCGTCTTCTTCGGCGGCGTCTTCTACTCGCTCAACGAGATTCCCGAACTGTTCCGGCAGGCGTCGCTCCTCAACCCGATGATATACATGGTCAACGGCGTCCGCTACGGGTTCCTCGGCGTCACCGAAGTCGACCCGAACCTCTCGCTCGGCGTCCTCTCGGCGCTCACGTTCGTCGTCGTCGCCGTCAACATCGCTCTCTTCCGGCGTGGGTACGGACTGACTGACTGA
- a CDS encoding ABC transporter ATP-binding protein: MASAIEIRDLTKSYGDVTALDGIDLDVPEGSFFGLLGPNGAGKTTFINILVGLVRKSGGTASVFGYDVEADYREARDRIGLAPQEFNVDRFFPIREVLEHKAGYHGIPQDEARERADEVLKRVGIYDKRDTRFDWLSGGMKRRFMLARALITDPDLLILDEPTAGVDVQLRHELWETIVDLNDQGTTILLTTHYIEEAERLCDEVAILDSGRVIEVASPEELMDRGTDDIVVQLRDKPTAVPDFEAEDDRVESVELDGIRLVVTAHQGGLVAPDVVQALDDAGHEIVDLEISRTSLEEVFVEMTRQGQGRATMEVEQ; the protein is encoded by the coding sequence ATGGCATCCGCGATAGAGATACGAGACCTCACGAAGTCCTACGGTGACGTGACGGCCCTCGACGGAATCGACCTCGACGTGCCGGAAGGGTCGTTCTTCGGGTTGTTGGGACCGAACGGTGCCGGGAAGACGACGTTCATCAACATCCTCGTCGGCCTCGTCCGCAAGTCCGGTGGGACGGCCAGTGTGTTCGGGTACGACGTGGAAGCAGACTACCGAGAGGCCCGTGACCGAATCGGCCTCGCCCCACAGGAGTTCAACGTCGACCGCTTCTTCCCCATCCGCGAAGTGCTGGAACACAAAGCCGGGTACCACGGGATTCCGCAGGACGAAGCGCGCGAACGGGCGGACGAAGTCCTCAAACGCGTCGGCATCTACGACAAGCGCGACACGCGATTCGACTGGCTCTCCGGCGGGATGAAACGCCGATTCATGCTCGCACGTGCGCTCATCACCGACCCCGACCTGCTCATCCTCGACGAACCGACTGCCGGCGTCGACGTGCAACTCCGCCACGAACTCTGGGAGACCATCGTCGACCTGAACGACCAGGGGACGACCATCCTCCTCACCACCCACTACATCGAAGAAGCAGAACGCCTCTGTGACGAAGTCGCTATCCTCGACTCCGGGCGCGTCATCGAAGTGGCGAGTCCCGAGGAGTTGATGGACCGCGGCACCGACGACATCGTCGTCCAACTGCGCGACAAACCGACGGCAGTCCCCGATTTCGAGGCCGAAGACGACCGGGTCGAGTCCGTCGAACTCGACGGAATTCGCCTCGTCGTCACCGCGCATCAGGGGGGACTCGTCGCCCCCGACGTCGTGCAGGCACTCGACGATGCCGGTCACGAAATCGTCGACCTCGAAATCTCTCGCACGTCGCTCGAAGAGGTGTTCGTGGAGATGACCAGACAGGGACAGGGCCGTGCGACGATGGAGGTAGAACAATGA